In one Bacillus sp. PK3_68 genomic region, the following are encoded:
- a CDS encoding multidrug efflux SMR transporter, translating into MNKEWIKVFIAAFFEVFWVVGLKHADNMWEWAGTAVAILVSFYLLIAAGNKLPVGTVYAVFVGMGTAGTVLSEIIFFGEPVKVAKLVLVVVLLVGVIGLKLVTDEAEGERAS; encoded by the coding sequence ATGAATAAGGAATGGATAAAAGTATTCATTGCTGCTTTTTTTGAGGTATTCTGGGTGGTTGGTTTAAAGCACGCCGACAATATGTGGGAATGGGCAGGAACGGCGGTGGCTATTCTCGTCAGCTTTTATTTATTAATCGCGGCGGGAAATAAATTGCCGGTTGGCACGGTGTATGCTGTGTTTGTTGGTATGGGAACGGCAGGAACTGTTCTATCAGAAATCATCTTTTTCGGGGAGCCGGTCAAAGTGGCAAAACTGGTATTGGTTGTTGTGCTGCTTGTCGGGGTAATCGGCTTGAAGCTTGTTACAGATGAAGCGGAAGGAGAGCGAGCCTCATGA
- a CDS encoding multidrug efflux SMR transporter — MSWLYLVLAGIFEMTGVAMINSLHKHKNWQSFVLMLVGFSASFLFLALAMKTLPMGTAYAVWTGIGASGGAILGMLLYGESKDWRRIVFIVMVLGAAVGLKLVS, encoded by the coding sequence ATGAGCTGGTTGTATCTCGTACTTGCGGGTATCTTTGAGATGACGGGTGTAGCGATGATCAATAGCCTCCACAAACATAAAAACTGGCAATCGTTCGTTCTTATGCTAGTCGGCTTCTCCGCAAGCTTCCTCTTTCTCGCTTTAGCTATGAAAACATTGCCAATGGGGACAGCCTATGCTGTTTGGACAGGTATTGGCGCTTCCGGCGGTGCAATTTTAGGGATGCTGCTGTATGGCGAATCGAAAGATTGGAGAAGAATTGTTTTCATCGTGATGGTACTTGGAGCTGCTGTCGGTTTAAAGTTAGTATCCTGA
- a CDS encoding SDR family oxidoreductase, giving the protein MKVLVIGANGQIGRQVVELLQEREEHTARALVRSEEQAESFEKTGVEAAVANLEGSVEEITEAAKGCEAVIFTAGSGGQTGWDKTLLIDLDGAVKTIEAAQAAGISRFIMVSALQAHRRENWNEAIKPYYVAKHYADKVLQSSGLTYTIIRPGGLLNEKGTGKVAAAENLERASIPREDVARTVVASLSEGHTFNRSFDLVSGGVPISEALKLI; this is encoded by the coding sequence ATGAAAGTACTAGTTATAGGAGCGAATGGCCAAATTGGCAGGCAGGTTGTCGAGCTTCTTCAAGAAAGAGAAGAACATACTGCACGAGCATTGGTAAGAAGTGAGGAGCAGGCTGAGTCTTTTGAAAAGACTGGGGTAGAAGCGGCGGTGGCGAATCTTGAGGGAAGTGTGGAAGAAATCACAGAGGCAGCAAAAGGTTGTGAAGCAGTTATTTTCACTGCTGGTTCAGGTGGACAAACCGGCTGGGATAAGACGCTTTTGATTGACCTCGATGGAGCGGTGAAGACGATTGAGGCTGCCCAGGCGGCCGGCATTAGCCGTTTTATTATGGTAAGCGCCCTTCAAGCTCACCGCCGAGAGAATTGGAACGAAGCGATCAAACCATACTATGTAGCAAAACATTACGCAGATAAAGTACTGCAATCAAGCGGCCTGACGTACACAATTATTCGTCCGGGCGGGTTGCTGAATGAAAAGGGGACGGGGAAAGTAGCAGCCGCGGAGAACTTGGAACGCGCCTCGATCCCACGCGAGGATGTAGCTAGAACAGTAGTCGCTTCACTTAGCGAAGGCCATACGTTTAATCGTTCTTTCGATCTTGTTTCAGGAGGTGTGCCTATTTCGGAAGCGCTAAAACTTATATAA
- a CDS encoding ferredoxin — MAKYTMVDQDTCIACGACGASAPDVFDYNEEGVAYVVLDDNEGVAEIPEELVDDAEEAFEGCPTESIKMAEKPFYSKIPS; from the coding sequence ATGGCAAAGTATACAATGGTTGACCAAGATACTTGCATTGCCTGTGGGGCATGCGGAGCGTCTGCGCCGGATGTGTTTGATTATAACGAGGAAGGAGTTGCCTATGTAGTTTTAGATGATAACGAAGGCGTAGCGGAAATTCCTGAAGAGCTGGTTGATGACGCAGAAGAGGCGTTTGAAGGCTGTCCTACAGAATCTATCAAGATGGCAGAAAAGCCTTTCTATAGCAAGATTCCTTCATAA
- a CDS encoding ABC transporter substrate-binding protein, which produces MKKWLMVVLLGLLLVLTACNSGDKESGGSSENGDEPKKKEAKVGITQLVEHPSLDGAREGFIEALKDAGYEEGKNLTLDYQNAQADVNNNMTIAQKLVNDGNDLILAISTPSAQAALQSTKDIPILFTAITDPVSAKLVKSMEEPGGNVTGTSDTHPEAIKNTIASIKDFFPDAKKVGVIYNSGEPNSVVNVDKAKEAMKENGLEPVEVTVSASSEVKQAAETLVGRADVLYIPKDNTVVSALESVITVANAKKIPAFVGESDSVKRGGFASYGFEYHDLGYSTGKMAVEILEGKKPSEIPVGVPENLELVVNKKTADILGVKLTEEQQKKAKLVE; this is translated from the coding sequence ATGAAAAAGTGGCTAATGGTAGTACTGCTCGGCTTGCTGCTCGTATTGACGGCCTGTAATTCGGGTGACAAGGAAAGCGGCGGCAGCTCTGAAAATGGGGACGAGCCAAAGAAGAAAGAAGCAAAAGTAGGAATTACACAGCTCGTTGAGCATCCGTCTTTAGATGGGGCAAGGGAAGGATTTATCGAAGCTTTAAAAGATGCTGGTTATGAAGAAGGGAAAAATTTAACGCTTGATTATCAGAACGCCCAAGCAGATGTAAACAATAACATGACCATTGCGCAAAAGCTTGTTAATGATGGAAATGACCTCATCTTAGCTATTTCTACACCGAGCGCGCAGGCAGCTTTACAATCAACGAAAGATATTCCTATTCTTTTTACAGCAATTACAGATCCTGTAAGTGCCAAGCTTGTTAAAAGTATGGAAGAACCCGGAGGCAATGTAACAGGCACATCTGATACACACCCGGAGGCCATTAAAAATACAATTGCTTCTATTAAAGACTTTTTCCCTGATGCGAAAAAAGTAGGCGTGATTTATAATTCGGGGGAACCGAATTCCGTTGTTAATGTGGATAAAGCAAAAGAAGCGATGAAAGAAAACGGATTGGAGCCGGTAGAAGTAACAGTTTCCGCCAGTTCAGAAGTAAAACAAGCAGCTGAAACGCTTGTTGGACGAGCGGATGTCCTTTATATCCCAAAAGACAATACGGTCGTTTCTGCCTTAGAATCAGTCATTACAGTAGCAAATGCCAAGAAGATCCCAGCATTTGTCGGAGAAAGTGATTCAGTCAAACGGGGCGGATTTGCTTCTTACGGATTTGAATACCATGATCTTGGCTACTCAACAGGAAAAATGGCTGTTGAAATCCTTGAAGGCAAAAAGCCAAGTGAAATTCCAGTAGGTGTTCCTGAGAACCTGGAGCTAGTTGTTAACAAGAAAACAGCTGATATTCTCGGTGTGAAATTAACAGAGGAACAACAAAAGAAAGCTAAATTAGTAGAATAA
- a CDS encoding serine/threonine-protein kinase: MKEFHWKDAIPLIEEIEVQAGEGNVPVKVRSVPDKLRCIGEGTDAAVFVHSLNPKYAFKVYAKGKEHKKENEVRAYEKLAGLPYFPVFYGSGSRFIVISFEPGIHLYDCLVTGTYISPEVIGQVDQAISEARKAGLNPRDIHLKNIILQENRVKLIDVSEYVKPGNDQRWEHLKEAYRLYYPIIASRQISPKFLEFVKGQYEKQKYSNFSLRRFGRLFTVLLEKEKS; the protein is encoded by the coding sequence GTGAAAGAATTTCATTGGAAAGATGCCATTCCATTAATTGAAGAAATTGAGGTACAAGCAGGTGAAGGGAATGTACCCGTAAAGGTCAGGAGTGTCCCCGATAAATTGCGATGTATCGGGGAAGGAACTGACGCCGCCGTGTTTGTTCACTCCCTTAATCCGAAATATGCTTTTAAAGTGTATGCTAAGGGAAAAGAGCACAAGAAGGAGAATGAAGTACGTGCCTATGAGAAGCTTGCCGGACTGCCATATTTCCCTGTTTTTTATGGTTCAGGAAGCCGATTTATTGTGATTAGTTTTGAACCAGGAATTCACCTATATGATTGTCTCGTAACAGGAACATATATTTCTCCCGAAGTGATTGGACAAGTTGACCAGGCAATAAGTGAGGCGAGGAAAGCAGGGTTAAACCCACGAGATATTCACTTGAAAAATATTATCTTGCAGGAAAATAGAGTAAAGCTGATCGATGTCTCAGAATACGTCAAACCGGGAAATGATCAACGATGGGAGCATTTAAAAGAAGCCTATAGGCTTTATTATCCTATCATTGCTTCCAGACAAATATCCCCTAAGTTTTTAGAATTTGTGAAGGGGCAATATGAAAAGCAAAAATATAGCAACTTTTCTCTAAGAAGATTTGGCCGGCTGTTCACTGTTTTGCTGGAAAAGGAAAAGAGCTGA